A region from the Hypericibacter adhaerens genome encodes:
- a CDS encoding response regulator — translation MRDAAILLVEDNDDDVALTIRAFKKNNIRNTVVVARDGVEALDYLFATGAHSGRDRNDLPQVVLLDLKLPKLEGLEVLRRIRAEERTKTLPIVVLTSSKEEQDLIASYRLGCNSYVRKPVDFDEFVEAARQLGLYWLLLNEAPPR, via the coding sequence ATGCGGGACGCCGCGATTCTCCTGGTCGAGGACAATGACGACGACGTCGCCTTGACGATCCGCGCCTTCAAGAAGAACAACATCAGGAACACGGTCGTCGTCGCGCGCGACGGGGTCGAGGCGCTCGACTATCTCTTCGCGACCGGCGCCCATAGCGGGCGCGACCGCAACGACCTGCCGCAGGTCGTGCTGCTCGACCTCAAGCTGCCCAAGCTCGAGGGACTCGAGGTCCTGCGCCGGATCAGGGCCGAGGAGCGCACCAAGACGCTGCCGATCGTGGTCCTGACCTCCTCCAAGGAGGAGCAGGACCTGATCGCCAGCTACCGCCTCGGCTGCAACAGCTATGTGCGCAAGCCGGTCGATTTCGACGAGTTCGTCGAGGCCGCGCGCCAGCTCGGCCTCTATTGGCTTCTGCTCAACGAAGCGCCGCCGCGCTGA
- a CDS encoding sensor histidine kinase, which yields MLWRAALIFLPLALVAVAIMLLLYRAQSEASLGAVQTAEQKNTEIAQQRFIATLTTVVSDLRFLAQDPTLRRWLADDNPVTRADLGNEYLAFVATKGLYDKVRFIDLTGRERIRANWNKGDPRLVTGDELQDKGIRYFVRETLKLRPGQIYVSPFDLNVDNGEIEQPINPTLRLSTMVYDPAGLPRGMIVLNYLGQRILDRITAMSTAGRDRLWLVNDKGYWLLGPRPELEWSFMFPDREQETLGALYPYAWERMQGGAGAGQFMGEAGLFTYVKLPPVLSGTMADVPGAPEGVAPALPGWTLLALVPRSVIDADLATLKQRSITAALVLMLLFAIGSGFLALYWEERRRAEVQTKALNERLARDNAELDAVNTELEAFSYSVSHDLRAPLRAIDGFSKALQEDYADRLDAAGVGYLQRVRQAAQRMGLLIDDLLQLARVTRSEVAREEVDLTDMAGKVMQELERMAPERRVQSRITPGLVARADGRLMRVVLDNLLGNAWKFTAGRDPGQIEFGVDNGRTERTFYVRDNGAGFDMAYAGKLFGAFQRLHDAKEFPGTGVGLATVQRIIRKHGGRIWAEAKPNEGAAFYFTL from the coding sequence ATGCTGTGGCGTGCCGCGCTCATTTTCCTGCCTCTGGCGCTGGTGGCTGTCGCCATCATGCTGCTGCTCTATCGCGCGCAGTCCGAAGCCAGCCTCGGCGCCGTGCAGACGGCCGAGCAGAAAAACACCGAGATCGCCCAGCAGCGCTTCATCGCGACCCTGACGACCGTCGTGTCCGATCTGCGCTTCCTGGCCCAGGATCCGACCCTGAGGCGGTGGCTCGCCGACGACAATCCGGTCACGCGGGCCGATCTCGGCAACGAGTATCTGGCCTTCGTCGCGACCAAGGGCCTCTACGACAAGGTCCGCTTCATCGATCTCACGGGGCGGGAGCGGATCCGGGCCAACTGGAACAAGGGCGATCCGCGCCTGGTGACGGGCGACGAGCTGCAGGACAAGGGCATCCGCTATTTCGTCCGGGAGACGCTGAAGCTTCGGCCGGGCCAGATCTATGTCTCGCCCTTCGACCTCAATGTGGACAATGGTGAGATCGAGCAGCCGATCAACCCGACCTTGAGGCTCTCGACGATGGTCTACGATCCCGCCGGGCTGCCCCGCGGGATGATCGTGCTCAACTATCTGGGCCAGCGCATCCTCGACCGGATCACCGCCATGAGCACGGCCGGTCGCGATCGGCTCTGGCTGGTGAACGACAAGGGTTATTGGCTCCTGGGGCCGCGTCCCGAGCTTGAATGGAGCTTCATGTTCCCGGACCGGGAGCAGGAGACCCTCGGGGCGCTCTACCCCTATGCCTGGGAACGGATGCAGGGCGGCGCCGGCGCCGGGCAGTTCATGGGCGAGGCGGGCCTCTTCACCTATGTGAAACTGCCGCCGGTCCTGAGCGGCACGATGGCCGACGTGCCGGGCGCGCCGGAGGGCGTGGCGCCGGCCCTGCCGGGCTGGACCCTGCTGGCGCTCGTTCCCCGGTCGGTCATCGATGCCGATCTGGCGACGCTCAAGCAGCGGTCGATCACGGCCGCGCTGGTGCTGATGCTGCTGTTCGCCATCGGCAGCGGGTTCCTCGCCCTCTATTGGGAGGAACGGCGCCGGGCCGAGGTGCAGACGAAGGCCCTGAACGAACGGCTGGCCCGCGACAATGCGGAGCTCGATGCGGTCAACACGGAGCTCGAGGCCTTCAGCTACTCGGTTTCGCACGATCTCCGGGCGCCGCTGCGCGCCATCGACGGGTTCAGTAAGGCCCTCCAGGAGGATTATGCGGACCGGCTCGACGCGGCCGGGGTCGGTTATCTCCAGCGCGTCCGCCAGGCCGCCCAGCGCATGGGGCTCCTGATCGACGACCTGCTCCAGCTCGCCCGGGTGACCCGCAGCGAGGTCGCCCGCGAGGAGGTGGACCTCACCGACATGGCCGGCAAGGTGATGCAGGAGCTCGAACGGATGGCGCCGGAGCGGCGCGTCCAGTCGCGGATAACGCCCGGCCTGGTGGCGCGGGCCGACGGCCGCCTGATGCGGGTGGTGCTCGACAATCTCTTGGGCAATGCCTGGAAATTCACCGCCGGCCGCGATCCGGGACAGATCGAATTCGGCGTCGACAATGGCCGCACGGAAAGGACATTCTATGTCCGCGACAACGGCGCCGGCTTCGACATGGCCTATGCCGGCAAGCTGTTCGGGGCGTTCCAACGGCTGCATGACGCCAAAGAGTTCCCGGGGACAGGGGTCGGCCTGGCGACGGTTCAGCGCATCATCCGCAAGCATGGCGGCCGCATCTGGGCGGAGGCCAAGCCGAACGAGGGTGCGGCCTTCTATTTCACGCTCTAG
- a CDS encoding efflux RND transporter permease subunit produces the protein MRLSHFFIDRPIFAIVVSIFITIIGGIAYFALPVSQYPDIVPPTIEVRASYPGASAETVSATVATPLEQEINGVDNMLYMTSQATSDGNLVLTVTFALGTNLDTAQVLVQNREAVAEPRLPEEVRRIGVTVRKNSPDILMVIHLNSPDGSRDQLYMSNYATLQVRDVLTRIPGVGDVRIFGSRDYAMRVWLDPDKIAARDLTAGDVVAALQAQNVQVASGVLNQPPMPQQTAFQLNVETLGRLVDPRQFADIVVRTDAGGRVTRLRDVARVEIGAQDYSANGYLDDRAAVPLLVFQRPGSNALATAQQVLDTMAELSKSFPEGMRYDVVYNPTQFIKQSVDEVTKTIYEATLLVILVVILFLQTWRASIIPIVAIPVSLVGTFAVLGAIGYSLNNLSLFGLVLAIGIVVDDAIVVVENVERNLRRGLSPRDATRQTMDEVGTALIAIALTLTAVFVPATFIPGISGQFFRQFAVTIATATVISCFVSLTLSPALCALLFKPHGHGPEKGNLLMRPIHGFFRLFNRGFDRVSLGYGGLARRLIRLAAVVLVIYGGLVVLTGFQFARTPTGFIPQLDQGYLIVVIQLPPGSSLARTDKVVHDATEIVLGTAGVAHAVPFSGFDGATFTNAPNAGAIFAALSPFDERVPKDLTADKIRASLQQRLGAIKDAFIITIPPPSVRGIGTGGGFKMMVQDRRGRGLAALEAVTQDMVAAANQTPDLAGVFTLFNTKTPRIYADIDRVRAEMLGVNASQVFETLEVYLGSAFVNDFNFLGRTYRVTAQADSKFRQTVNEISNLKMRNAMGAMVPLGSVASFEDRTGPYRVTRYNLYPATEIQGQTAPGASTGQALAAMERLAAERLPDGFGYEWTELAYQEKQVGNTAILVFAAAVLFVFLVLAAQYESWALPFSIVLIVPMCLLAAVTGLTLRGLDINILAQIGFVVLVGLAAKNAILIVEFARQAESTGSGRVDSAITAARTRLRPILMTSFAFILGVLPLAIATGAGAEMRQSLGTAVLFGMLGVTLFGLAFTPVFYVVVRNLADRLRGRGSAAAESMDPA, from the coding sequence ATGCGGTTGTCGCACTTCTTCATCGACCGGCCGATCTTCGCGATCGTCGTCTCGATCTTCATCACCATCATCGGCGGGATCGCCTATTTCGCGCTGCCCGTATCGCAATATCCCGACATCGTGCCGCCGACCATCGAGGTCCGCGCCTCCTATCCCGGCGCGTCGGCGGAGACCGTGAGCGCCACCGTGGCGACGCCGCTGGAGCAGGAGATCAACGGCGTCGACAACATGCTCTACATGACGTCGCAGGCGACCAGCGACGGCAATCTGGTGCTGACCGTCACCTTCGCGCTGGGCACCAACCTCGATACCGCGCAGGTGCTGGTGCAGAACCGCGAGGCGGTGGCCGAGCCGCGGCTGCCCGAGGAGGTTCGCCGCATCGGCGTTACGGTGCGCAAGAACTCGCCCGACATCCTGATGGTCATCCATCTGAACTCGCCGGACGGCAGCCGCGACCAGCTCTACATGTCGAACTACGCCACCCTGCAGGTGCGCGACGTGCTGACGCGCATTCCGGGCGTGGGCGACGTCCGCATCTTCGGCTCGCGCGACTATGCGATGCGCGTCTGGCTCGACCCCGACAAGATCGCGGCCCGCGACTTGACGGCGGGCGACGTGGTCGCGGCCCTCCAGGCCCAGAACGTCCAGGTCGCCTCGGGCGTCCTCAACCAGCCGCCCATGCCGCAGCAGACGGCCTTCCAGCTCAATGTCGAGACGCTGGGGCGCCTGGTCGATCCGCGCCAGTTCGCCGATATCGTGGTCCGCACCGATGCCGGTGGGCGCGTCACGCGGCTGCGCGACGTGGCCAGGGTCGAGATCGGCGCCCAGGACTACAGCGCCAACGGCTATCTCGACGACCGGGCCGCCGTCCCGCTGCTGGTGTTCCAGCGCCCCGGCTCGAACGCGCTCGCGACCGCCCAGCAGGTGCTGGACACGATGGCGGAGTTGTCCAAGTCCTTCCCGGAGGGCATGCGCTACGACGTCGTCTACAACCCGACCCAGTTCATCAAGCAGTCGGTCGACGAGGTCACCAAGACGATCTACGAGGCGACGCTGCTGGTGATCCTGGTCGTCATCCTGTTCCTGCAGACCTGGCGTGCCTCGATCATTCCCATCGTCGCCATCCCGGTCTCGCTGGTCGGCACCTTCGCGGTCCTGGGCGCCATCGGCTATTCGCTCAACAACCTCTCCCTCTTCGGTCTCGTCCTCGCCATCGGCATCGTGGTCGACGATGCGATCGTGGTGGTGGAGAACGTCGAGCGGAATCTCCGACGAGGGCTTTCGCCGCGCGATGCGACGCGCCAGACCATGGACGAGGTCGGCACCGCGCTCATCGCGATCGCGCTGACGCTCACGGCCGTCTTCGTGCCGGCGACCTTCATCCCCGGCATCTCGGGTCAGTTCTTCCGGCAGTTCGCCGTCACGATCGCGACCGCGACCGTGATCTCCTGCTTCGTGTCCCTGACGCTGAGCCCGGCGCTCTGCGCGCTGCTCTTCAAGCCGCACGGCCATGGCCCTGAGAAGGGCAACCTGCTCATGCGCCCGATCCACGGCTTCTTCCGCCTGTTCAACCGGGGCTTCGACCGCGTGTCGCTCGGCTATGGCGGGCTCGCGCGCCGGCTGATCCGGCTCGCGGCGGTGGTGCTGGTGATCTATGGCGGCCTGGTCGTCCTGACCGGCTTTCAGTTCGCGCGCACGCCCACGGGCTTCATTCCTCAGCTCGACCAGGGCTATCTGATCGTCGTGATCCAGTTGCCGCCGGGTTCGTCGCTGGCTCGCACCGACAAGGTGGTCCATGACGCGACCGAGATCGTTCTCGGCACGGCGGGCGTCGCGCATGCCGTGCCTTTCTCGGGCTTCGACGGCGCCACCTTCACCAACGCGCCCAATGCCGGCGCGATCTTCGCGGCGCTCTCGCCGTTCGACGAGCGCGTGCCCAAAGATCTGACCGCCGACAAGATCAGGGCCTCCCTGCAGCAGCGGCTGGGCGCGATCAAGGACGCCTTCATCATCACCATTCCGCCGCCCTCCGTGCGCGGCATCGGCACCGGCGGCGGGTTCAAGATGATGGTGCAGGACCGCCGCGGCCGCGGCCTGGCGGCGCTGGAGGCCGTGACCCAGGACATGGTGGCCGCCGCCAACCAGACGCCGGATCTGGCCGGCGTCTTCACCCTCTTCAACACCAAGACGCCGCGCATCTATGCCGATATCGACCGCGTGCGCGCCGAGATGCTGGGCGTCAATGCGAGCCAGGTGTTCGAGACGCTCGAGGTCTATCTGGGCTCCGCCTTCGTCAACGACTTCAATTTCCTCGGCCGCACCTACCGCGTCACCGCCCAGGCGGACAGCAAGTTCCGCCAGACCGTGAACGAGATCTCCAACCTGAAGATGCGCAACGCCATGGGCGCCATGGTGCCATTGGGCTCGGTGGCCTCGTTCGAGGACCGCACCGGTCCCTATCGCGTCACCCGTTACAATCTCTATCCGGCGACGGAGATCCAGGGCCAGACGGCCCCGGGCGCCTCGACCGGCCAGGCGCTGGCGGCGATGGAGCGGCTGGCCGCGGAACGGCTGCCGGACGGTTTCGGCTATGAATGGACGGAGCTCGCCTATCAGGAAAAGCAGGTCGGCAACACCGCCATCCTCGTCTTCGCCGCGGCCGTGCTGTTCGTCTTCCTCGTGCTCGCCGCCCAGTACGAAAGCTGGGCCCTCCCGTTCTCGATCGTGCTGATCGTGCCCATGTGCCTGCTCGCCGCGGTCACGGGCCTCACCTTACGCGGCCTCGACATCAACATCCTGGCCCAGATCGGCTTCGTGGTGCTGGTGGGCCTGGCCGCGAAGAACGCCATCCTGATCGTCGAGTTCGCCCGGCAGGCGGAATCGACGGGCTCCGGGCGGGTGGATTCCGCCATCACCGCGGCGCGGACGCGGTTGCGCCCGATCCTGATGACCTCCTTCGCCTTCATCCTGGGCGTGCTGCCGCTGGCGATCGCCACCGGCGCCGGGGCGGAGATGCGCCAGTCGCTGGGCACCGCCGTGCTGTTCGGCATGTTGGGTGTGACCCTGTTCGGCCTTGCCTTCACGCCCGTGTTCTATGTGGTGGTGCGCAATCTGGCTGATCGGCTCCGCGGGCGCGGCAGCGCCGCGGCCGAAAGCATGGATCCGGCCTGA
- a CDS encoding DUF1127 domain-containing protein: protein MNRLSLDLSVLRLAGFSRALSGVARGIGSSVWSLPLQTLQWHERRKGLGSLRELSDRELRDIGLRRPEIALAAYGLYDPHAQAPASPVATATRPVPAAKKADNGDDNPCIGCAA, encoded by the coding sequence ATGAATCGCCTTTCCCTCGATCTGTCGGTGCTGCGTCTGGCGGGCTTTTCGCGGGCGCTGTCCGGTGTGGCGCGGGGCATCGGCAGCTCGGTCTGGAGCCTGCCCCTGCAGACGCTGCAATGGCACGAGCGGCGCAAGGGCCTCGGCAGCTTGCGCGAGCTCAGCGACCGCGAGCTGCGCGATATCGGCCTGCGCCGCCCGGAGATCGCCTTGGCCGCGTACGGGCTCTACGATCCGCATGCGCAGGCGCCGGCGTCTCCGGTCGCGACGGCCACCCGTCCCGTTCCCGCCGCCAAGAAGGCGGATAACGGCGACGACAATCCCTGCATCGGCTGCGCCGCCTAG
- a CDS encoding hybrid sensor histidine kinase/response regulator, translated as MAVPLQVLIVEDSGDDVDLLLLEIARAGFKADHEVVETADGLKAALDRRAWDIILADFSLPKFSGTEALKIVRGRGLDTPFIFVSGSIGEDTAVMAMKAGAQDYLIKGNLRRLGPAIERELRDSELRRARAEERAERHRAEERLRKLSRAVEQSANLVAITDADGIIEYVNPKLLEITGFAAEELIGKTPAMWKPAGPAGAECAIAWSGAADRSDLQGEFEMLRKDGRRFSVYATISPIRDESGAVTHLVGIAEDISRRKEIEEQLRRSQRLEAIGQLTGGLAHDFNNLLAVVIGNLDILCEQLPKDAPGRKMAQQALEAGLRGADLTRQLLAFARRQPLETRVVNLNDLITGTTRLLQRTLGEPIEIEMKLADDLWPALTDASLVEAALVNLAINARDAMPSGGRLTIESMNKRLDERYAAENSDVTPGDYAMIAVSDTGSGIAPENLSRVFEPFFTTKPQGRGTGLGLSMVYGFVKQSKGHVKIYSELGHGTTIRLYLPRVMTGPSPTVESAQREGNGDLKGVRVLLVEDHPGVREVAVKQLEEFGCRVLQAHDGHAALALLKEGQPVDLLFTDIVMPGGMTGVELARHATELRPGLRILFTSGFAENALQGDQDRLGDRNFLSKPYRKQDLMRRIREVLANPESR; from the coding sequence ATGGCCGTGCCGCTCCAGGTCTTGATCGTCGAGGACTCAGGCGACGATGTCGATCTCCTGCTGCTCGAGATCGCGCGCGCCGGCTTCAAGGCGGACCACGAGGTGGTGGAGACGGCCGACGGCCTGAAGGCGGCGCTCGACCGCCGGGCCTGGGACATCATCCTGGCCGATTTTTCGCTGCCGAAGTTCAGCGGCACGGAAGCGCTCAAGATCGTGCGTGGGCGCGGGCTCGACACGCCCTTCATCTTCGTCTCGGGCAGCATCGGCGAGGACACCGCCGTGATGGCCATGAAGGCCGGTGCGCAGGATTACCTGATCAAGGGCAATCTGCGCCGGCTCGGACCCGCCATCGAGCGCGAGCTGCGCGACAGCGAGCTGCGCCGGGCGCGCGCCGAGGAGAGGGCCGAGCGCCACCGCGCCGAGGAACGGCTGCGCAAGCTGTCGCGGGCGGTGGAGCAGAGCGCCAATCTGGTGGCGATCACCGACGCCGACGGCATCATCGAGTATGTGAACCCCAAGCTGCTCGAGATCACCGGCTTCGCGGCCGAGGAACTGATCGGCAAGACGCCCGCCATGTGGAAGCCGGCCGGCCCTGCCGGGGCCGAATGCGCCATCGCCTGGAGCGGGGCCGCCGACCGAAGCGACCTGCAGGGCGAATTCGAGATGCTGCGCAAGGACGGCCGCCGTTTCTCGGTCTATGCCACCATCTCGCCGATCCGCGACGAATCCGGGGCCGTCACCCACCTGGTCGGCATCGCCGAGGATATCAGCCGGCGCAAGGAGATCGAGGAGCAGCTCCGCCGCTCGCAGCGCCTCGAGGCGATCGGCCAGCTGACCGGCGGTCTCGCCCACGATTTCAACAATCTCCTGGCCGTGGTGATCGGCAATCTCGACATTCTCTGCGAGCAGCTGCCGAAGGACGCGCCGGGCCGCAAGATGGCGCAGCAGGCCCTCGAGGCGGGCCTGCGGGGCGCCGACCTGACCCGGCAGCTCTTGGCCTTCGCGCGCCGCCAGCCGCTGGAAACCCGGGTCGTCAATCTCAACGACCTGATCACCGGCACCACGCGCCTGCTGCAGCGGACCCTGGGCGAGCCGATCGAGATCGAGATGAAGCTGGCCGACGATCTCTGGCCCGCGCTCACCGATGCCTCGCTGGTCGAGGCGGCGCTGGTCAATCTCGCCATCAATGCGCGCGACGCCATGCCGAGCGGCGGCCGCCTGACGATCGAATCGATGAACAAGCGGCTCGACGAGCGCTACGCGGCCGAGAACTCCGATGTGACGCCGGGCGACTATGCCATGATCGCCGTCTCGGACACCGGCAGCGGCATCGCGCCGGAGAATCTGAGCCGTGTCTTCGAGCCCTTCTTCACCACCAAGCCCCAGGGCCGGGGCACCGGGCTCGGCCTCAGCATGGTCTATGGCTTCGTCAAGCAGTCCAAGGGCCATGTGAAGATCTATAGCGAGCTGGGGCACGGCACGACCATTCGCCTCTATCTGCCGCGGGTCATGACCGGGCCGAGCCCGACGGTGGAAAGCGCGCAGAGAGAGGGCAACGGCGATCTCAAGGGCGTGCGGGTGCTTCTGGTCGAGGACCATCCCGGCGTGCGCGAGGTCGCGGTCAAGCAGCTCGAGGAGTTCGGCTGCCGCGTGCTTCAGGCCCATGACGGGCATGCGGCGCTGGCGCTGCTCAAGGAGGGACAGCCGGTCGATCTGCTGTTCACGGATATCGTGATGCCGGGCGGGATGACCGGGGTCGAGCTCGCGCGCCACGCGACGGAGCTGAGGCCGGGCTTGCGGATCCTCTTCACCTCGGGTTTCGCCGAGAACGCGCTCCAGGGCGACCAGGACCGCCTGGGCGACCGGAACTTCCTGAGCAAGCCCTATCGCAAGCAGGACCTGATGCGCCGGATCAGAGAGGTCCTGGCCAATCCCGAATCGCGCTGA
- a CDS encoding GNAT family N-acetyltransferase, whose amino-acid sequence MAPSDWARHPTLKTPRLLLRPWRADDLPAFAAINADPAVMEHFPSPLDRSASDALADRIQAHFDRHGFGLWAVERPGQDDFIGFVGLAMPRFTAHFTPCFEVGWRLARAHWGRGYATEGARAALDFGFGPAGLEEIVSFTVPANRRSIAVMERLGMKRDPADDFDHPAIPDGHPLRYHWLYRLRASGA is encoded by the coding sequence ATGGCTCCGTCCGATTGGGCCCGGCATCCCACGCTGAAGACGCCGCGGCTGTTGCTGCGGCCCTGGCGCGCGGACGATCTTCCGGCCTTCGCGGCGATCAATGCCGATCCCGCCGTGATGGAGCATTTCCCTTCGCCGCTCGATCGGAGCGCCAGCGATGCGCTGGCGGATCGCATCCAGGCGCATTTCGATCGGCATGGTTTCGGCCTCTGGGCGGTCGAGCGGCCCGGCCAGGACGATTTCATCGGTTTCGTCGGGCTGGCCATGCCGCGCTTCACGGCGCATTTCACGCCTTGCTTCGAGGTCGGCTGGCGGTTGGCCCGGGCGCATTGGGGCCGGGGCTATGCGACCGAAGGGGCCCGCGCGGCGCTCGATTTCGGGTTCGGCCCCGCCGGGCTCGAAGAGATCGTGTCCTTCACTGTTCCCGCCAACCGTCGCTCGATCGCGGTCATGGAACGCCTCGGCATGAAACGCGACCCCGCCGATGATTTCGACCACCCCGCCATACCGGACGGCCACCCGCTTCGGTACCATTGGCTCTATCGCTTGAGGGCCTCGGGCGCCTGA
- a CDS encoding efflux RND transporter periplasmic adaptor subunit, producing the protein MSDIDPHADAGPSPGAPAARAPAGKRRHVGWIAILLLILLVGGFFAWHQGLIGFGETAAATTASPPAPPSVVVSKPLQKQITEWDEYTGQFQAVDSVELRARVSGYLQAIHFEDGQIVHQGDLLFEIDPRPFQIALASAKAQLEQAHAAYDLAVAEMNRAAALRKSDFTSASTYDERVQQSRNAAASITVAQAAVDAAALDLEYTRITAPVTGRISAHTISVGNLVTGGSGEGTTLLTTIVSLDPIRLLFDVSEANLLSYQRAIAEGRLPSVRDGTVEVQAQLIDEQRWSLKGTIDFIDNQVDRTAGTIRVRALLPNPGMLITPGQFGRVRIPGSLPYDAMLIPEAAVVSDQARKIVMTVAEDGTVVPKIVRLGPNRGPDLRIIRDGLDADDRVIISGLLRARPGAKVTAEDGKIDLTDPEE; encoded by the coding sequence ATGAGCGACATCGACCCTCACGCTGATGCAGGCCCCTCGCCGGGAGCGCCCGCGGCCCGCGCGCCCGCCGGGAAGCGGCGCCATGTCGGCTGGATCGCTATCCTCCTGCTGATCCTGCTGGTCGGGGGCTTCTTCGCTTGGCACCAGGGGCTGATCGGATTCGGCGAGACGGCGGCGGCCACCACGGCGTCGCCGCCGGCACCGCCCAGCGTGGTCGTCAGCAAGCCGCTGCAGAAGCAGATCACCGAGTGGGACGAATATACCGGTCAGTTCCAGGCGGTCGATTCGGTCGAGCTGCGCGCGCGCGTCAGCGGCTATCTCCAGGCGATCCATTTCGAGGACGGGCAGATCGTGCATCAGGGCGATCTCCTGTTCGAGATCGATCCGCGCCCCTTCCAGATCGCGCTCGCCTCGGCCAAGGCGCAGCTCGAGCAGGCCCACGCCGCCTACGACCTCGCGGTGGCCGAGATGAACCGGGCGGCGGCCCTGCGCAAGAGCGATTTCACATCGGCCAGCACCTATGACGAGCGCGTCCAGCAGTCCCGCAACGCCGCGGCCTCGATCACGGTGGCCCAGGCGGCGGTCGATGCGGCGGCGCTCGATCTCGAATATACCCGCATCACCGCTCCGGTGACGGGACGCATCAGCGCCCACACCATCAGCGTCGGCAACCTCGTGACCGGCGGTTCGGGCGAGGGCACCACGCTCCTGACCACGATCGTCTCGCTCGACCCGATCCGGCTCCTGTTCGACGTGAGCGAGGCCAATCTCCTCTCCTACCAGCGCGCCATCGCCGAGGGACGGCTGCCCTCCGTGCGCGACGGCACGGTCGAGGTCCAGGCGCAGCTCATCGACGAGCAGAGATGGAGCCTCAAGGGCACGATCGACTTCATCGACAATCAGGTCGACCGCACCGCGGGCACCATCCGGGTGCGAGCGCTGCTGCCGAATCCCGGCATGCTGATCACGCCGGGGCAGTTCGGGCGGGTGCGGATCCCGGGCTCGCTGCCCTATGACGCCATGCTGATCCCCGAGGCCGCCGTCGTGTCCGACCAGGCGCGGAAGATCGTGATGACGGTGGCCGAGGACGGCACCGTGGTGCCCAAGATCGTACGGCTCGGTCCCAATCGCGGGCCGGATCTCAGGATCATCCGCGACGGGCTCGATGCCGACGACCGGGTCATCATCAGCGGGCTGCTGCGGGCCCGGCCCGGCGCCAAGGTGACGGCCGAGGACGGCAAGATCGACCTGACGGATCCGGAAGAGTAG
- a CDS encoding SDR family NAD(P)-dependent oxidoreductase yields MRFKDRVVLVTGGNSGIGRAIALRAAAEGARLAICGRDPGKGAATLAELRAGGREAEFFPVDVAEEAQAKALIDKVVARFGRIDVLVNNAGAGARRSGVQPSDSPGERWRKILGPNLDGAYYMAAYALPALKAAGGGAIVNISSTSTFHGNWGSYGVAKAGLEALTRSLAVEGAPHGIRANSVSPGWIKTDVTKNAAKTEDWEKAASLLGRMGQPDEIARAVMFLASEEASFVTGAVLIVDGGLTITDYPSLPFLEGVGGWKLFAGTLS; encoded by the coding sequence ATGAGGTTCAAGGACCGCGTGGTTCTGGTCACGGGCGGCAATTCGGGCATCGGCAGGGCCATCGCGCTCCGGGCGGCGGCCGAAGGCGCCCGTCTCGCCATTTGCGGGCGCGATCCCGGCAAAGGGGCCGCGACCCTGGCGGAACTCAGGGCCGGCGGCCGGGAGGCCGAGTTCTTCCCGGTGGATGTCGCCGAGGAAGCGCAGGCGAAGGCCTTGATCGACAAGGTCGTGGCCCGCTTCGGCCGGATCGACGTGCTGGTGAACAATGCCGGCGCCGGCGCGCGCCGGTCGGGCGTGCAGCCCTCGGATTCGCCGGGCGAGCGCTGGCGCAAGATCCTCGGCCCCAACCTGGACGGCGCCTACTATATGGCGGCCTATGCCTTGCCCGCGCTCAAGGCCGCCGGCGGCGGCGCCATCGTCAACATCTCCTCGACCTCGACCTTCCACGGCAATTGGGGCAGCTACGGGGTCGCCAAGGCCGGGCTCGAGGCCCTGACCCGGTCATTGGCGGTGGAGGGCGCGCCCCATGGCATCCGCGCCAATTCGGTTTCGCCGGGCTGGATCAAGACCGACGTGACGAAAAACGCGGCCAAGACGGAGGATTGGGAGAAGGCCGCCTCCTTGCTCGGCCGCATGGGCCAGCCGGACGAGATCGCCCGCGCGGTCATGTTCCTGGCCTCGGAGGAAGCGTCCTTCGTGACCGGCGCGGTGCTGATCGTCGATGGCGGCCTGACCATCACCGACTACCCCTCCCTGCCTTTCCTCGAAGGCGTCGGCGGCTGGAAGCTGTTCGCGGGGACCTTGTCCTGA